One segment of Allorhodopirellula heiligendammensis DNA contains the following:
- a CDS encoding type II secretion system F family protein, producing MPIYTFEAMDATGQEIRDEIDAANEDEAQTTIRQMGYFVTKIAVKKQAAGAAAAPGERKKRPFAMGGAKTKHICAFTRQLSILQDAGLPILRSLRILENNQKAGKLKNALMDVCDEIEGGATLSEAMGKCPKVFNRLYVNMIKAGEAGGALETILNRLADFLESAESLKRKVKGALIYPVIVVTVAVAILTFIMIMIVPTFEKMFDEFGLTLPAPTQLLIAMSNYVGSYWFLLIAMPICAFILIKLMRKFKHGRIGFDMFILRVPIFGALIEKNILARTTRTLGTLISSGVPIMEGLNITRETSGNAMFEKLYTKVAEQIREGEVISKPLAEHSVLGFHPMAAVFWALFGSFPGIMVLSVALTSKGSKLDKDGMVESLTFMSLYMIGGGMAMCILFYLTKIKGRVVDDLVVNMVDVGEETGELDTMLYKVADTYDEEVRIMTDSLTALMEPIMIVFLGCAVGFIVISLFMPLVQLITGLS from the coding sequence ATGCCCATTTATACCTTCGAAGCGATGGACGCGACCGGACAAGAGATCCGGGACGAGATCGATGCAGCCAACGAGGATGAGGCGCAAACCACCATCCGCCAGATGGGATACTTCGTTACGAAGATCGCCGTCAAGAAACAGGCTGCGGGTGCGGCAGCGGCGCCGGGCGAACGCAAGAAACGTCCCTTCGCCATGGGCGGTGCCAAGACGAAACACATCTGCGCGTTCACCCGCCAGCTGTCCATTCTCCAAGACGCCGGCCTGCCGATCCTGCGCAGCTTGCGGATTCTCGAAAACAATCAGAAGGCGGGCAAGCTCAAGAATGCGTTGATGGATGTCTGTGACGAGATCGAAGGCGGGGCGACGCTCTCCGAAGCGATGGGGAAATGCCCCAAGGTCTTCAACCGCCTGTACGTCAACATGATTAAAGCCGGTGAGGCGGGCGGTGCACTGGAAACCATTCTCAACCGGCTCGCTGACTTCCTCGAAAGCGCCGAGTCGCTCAAGCGGAAAGTGAAGGGTGCGTTGATCTATCCTGTGATCGTGGTCACGGTCGCCGTGGCGATTCTGACGTTCATCATGATCATGATCGTCCCGACGTTCGAAAAGATGTTTGACGAGTTCGGACTGACACTGCCGGCACCCACGCAGCTGTTGATTGCGATGAGTAACTACGTCGGCAGCTACTGGTTCCTGTTGATCGCAATGCCGATCTGTGCGTTCATCCTGATCAAACTGATGCGGAAGTTCAAACATGGACGGATCGGGTTTGACATGTTCATCCTGCGTGTGCCGATTTTTGGCGCGCTGATTGAAAAGAACATTCTCGCGCGGACGACCCGAACGCTCGGCACGCTGATCAGTTCCGGGGTGCCGATCATGGAAGGATTGAACATCACGCGAGAGACCTCCGGCAATGCGATGTTCGAGAAACTGTACACGAAGGTCGCCGAGCAAATCCGGGAAGGGGAAGTCATCAGCAAGCCGTTGGCGGAGCACTCCGTGCTCGGTTTCCATCCCATGGCGGCCGTGTTCTGGGCGTTGTTCGGCTCGTTCCCCGGCATCATGGTCCTCAGCGTCGCGCTGACGAGTAAAGGCAGCAAGCTCGATAAGGATGGCATGGTGGAATCGCTCACATTCATGTCGCTCTACATGATCGGCGGCGGCATGGCGATGTGCATTCTTTTTTACCTGACCAAGATCAAAGGCCGCGTGGTCGATGACCTCGTCGTGAACATGGTCGACGTCGGGGAAGAGACCGGTGAACTCGACACCATGCTCTACAAAGTTGCCGATACCTACGACGAAGAAGTCCGCATCATGACGGACAGCCTCACGGCATTGATGGAGCCGATCATGATCGTGTTCCTGGGTTGTGCCGTGGGTTTCATTGTTATCTCCCTGTTCATGCCCCTCGTTCAACTCATTACCGGACTCAGTTAA
- a CDS encoding type II secretion system protein: MITSPQPSRSQRHPVTSGFTLVEILVVIAIIGILAGVLIPAISNALGRAKTSAQRLEINALDQAVKAYEAKYGDFPPDGSSQAVLKRHMAKLFPRMADPDITFLDRLTDNRTDNTTGTFSAAAMDRSEALVFFLGGFSKDIQHPLTGPGGPIVLMTGGTPSDITDYQYNATRDNAFFDFDTARLTINRASDTSPLLSSDEDLLNVADNLHGGNDILPAYRAIDGGDAPIVYFDSRTYGVIATVSGVNTYNGYLAPSVGAVRPYKSDQAIQPPPAGGDYATEQSAFAAVKFQNPNTFQIISPGSDLFFGKLISIDATNAGALPVHFTNSGVPAWPNASATTSGGLVFTNANVGSKGFQDSQWPATYVADENINGNLDNVTNFTESTLGNGLE, translated from the coding sequence ATGATCACGTCACCCCAGCCATCCCGCAGCCAGCGGCATCCCGTAACCAGTGGTTTCACGCTTGTTGAAATTCTCGTCGTGATCGCGATCATCGGGATTCTGGCGGGCGTATTGATTCCGGCGATCTCCAATGCGCTCGGTCGGGCCAAGACATCGGCTCAGCGTCTCGAGATCAACGCTCTCGATCAAGCTGTCAAGGCATATGAGGCGAAGTACGGTGACTTCCCGCCCGATGGCAGCAGCCAAGCCGTGCTGAAGCGTCACATGGCAAAGCTATTTCCCCGTATGGCTGATCCAGACATTACGTTTCTCGATCGCTTAACCGACAACCGCACCGACAACACGACCGGCACATTCAGTGCCGCCGCGATGGATCGCTCTGAAGCGTTGGTGTTCTTCCTAGGTGGCTTCAGCAAAGACATCCAGCACCCACTTACTGGTCCAGGTGGCCCAATTGTCTTGATGACCGGTGGCACGCCTTCAGATATTACCGACTATCAATACAACGCGACGCGAGACAACGCGTTCTTTGATTTTGATACTGCGAGACTAACGATCAATCGCGCATCTGATACATCGCCCCTGCTTAGCAGCGACGAAGACTTACTCAACGTGGCAGACAACCTCCATGGCGGTAATGACATTTTACCTGCTTACCGTGCGATCGACGGCGGTGACGCTCCCATCGTTTACTTTGATTCACGCACCTATGGGGTGATTGCCACGGTGTCAGGAGTGAATACCTACAACGGCTATTTAGCGCCGTCGGTCGGCGCCGTGCGTCCGTATAAATCGGATCAAGCGATCCAACCGCCGCCGGCGGGGGGCGATTATGCGACAGAACAGTCGGCGTTCGCCGCAGTCAAGTTCCAGAACCCCAATACTTTTCAAATCATTTCGCCAGGCTCGGACTTGTTTTTCGGAAAATTGATTTCCATTGACGCAACCAATGCAGGCGCGTTGCCCGTGCACTTCACCAACTCCGGTGTCCCCGCTTGGCCCAACGCTAGTGCAACTACGTCCGGAGGCCTCGTGTTTACCAATGCCAATGTTGGCTCAAAAGGCTTTCAAGACAGTCAGTGGCCGGCCACCTACGTGGCTGATGAAAACATCAATGGCAACTTAGACAACGTCACCAATTTCACGGAATCCACACTGGGCAACGGACTTGAGTGA
- a CDS encoding prepilin-type N-terminal cleavage/methylation domain-containing protein produces the protein MIRTPKIRSGFTLVEILVVIVIIGLMGGMVLAAVRGVTNTARASRTRTIIAACDSVIQEQYESYKYRPLPVEIPTLRQSLRTGELSREVLATEAARARLVMMRDLQRMEMPDRLVDFLSVGTSPTPCVVTAAASPVMLDASNNIVGMRSNRGSRMALNVVHDQSPKVSNYLARYNAALARTPTPTAAELRANEGAECLYMIMANSFVGGSPGIASIPSSNIGDTDGDGLPEILDGWGVPLAFIRWPIGYFDPSGTVDPNVPDDFDLFRADFAYAEMYDASTPKTSDAIDVNNANAAVKPWALRPLIISAGGDGSLGIATEPYPSAATPPATSISYSDTAFAIPTNSGGAAVGEGFMGVEFDGRSQISPYQFPDPYLRRFREINPNSLFPGQALLGTDAAESRVDNISNLSLQATQ, from the coding sequence ATGATTCGAACACCGAAGATTCGTTCTGGATTCACTTTAGTCGAGATCCTTGTCGTCATCGTCATCATTGGATTGATGGGCGGCATGGTATTGGCTGCAGTTCGTGGCGTGACCAATACGGCCCGGGCTTCGCGCACCCGGACCATCATCGCCGCCTGCGACAGTGTGATCCAAGAGCAATACGAGTCCTATAAATACCGACCGCTGCCGGTGGAGATACCGACGCTGCGTCAATCGCTGCGAACGGGTGAACTCAGTCGCGAAGTGCTCGCGACCGAAGCAGCTCGCGCACGGTTGGTGATGATGCGAGATCTGCAGCGGATGGAAATGCCCGATCGTCTGGTGGATTTCCTTTCGGTCGGAACATCCCCCACACCGTGTGTCGTCACTGCCGCTGCCAGCCCAGTGATGCTCGATGCGTCTAATAACATTGTGGGAATGCGTTCGAATCGCGGATCTCGCATGGCGTTGAACGTGGTGCACGACCAATCACCCAAAGTCAGCAACTACCTCGCCCGTTACAACGCCGCGCTGGCGCGAACTCCAACCCCGACGGCAGCGGAATTGAGAGCCAACGAGGGCGCCGAGTGCTTGTACATGATCATGGCGAATTCCTTTGTCGGTGGCAGTCCCGGAATCGCATCGATCCCGTCGTCGAATATTGGTGATACCGACGGCGATGGGCTGCCCGAAATCCTGGATGGATGGGGTGTGCCGTTGGCGTTCATTCGCTGGCCGATCGGGTACTTCGATCCATCGGGAACAGTGGACCCCAACGTCCCCGATGACTTTGATCTGTTTCGCGCTGACTTTGCGTACGCCGAGATGTATGACGCGTCGACTCCCAAGACCTCCGACGCCATCGACGTCAACAACGCCAACGCGGCGGTCAAACCTTGGGCGCTGCGCCCCCTGATCATTTCAGCGGGTGGTGATGGTTCCCTCGGCATCGCCACGGAACCCTACCCGTCAGCGGCAACTCCTCCCGCCACAAGCATTTCCTACTCTGACACCGCGTTTGCGATCCCCACCAACTCGGGTGGTGCAGCGGTCGGCGAAGGTTTCATGGGAGTTGAATTTGACGGCCGATCACAGATCAGCCCCTATCAGTTCCCCGACCCCTACCTCCGCCGTTTTCGGGAGATCAACCCCAATAGTTTGTTCCCCGGCCAAGCGTTGCTGGGCACCGACGCTGCCGAGTCCCGGGTCGATAACATCAGTAATCTTTCACTGCAGGCCACTCAATGA
- a CDS encoding prepilin-type N-terminal cleavage/methylation domain-containing protein: MMIDFAIHGKAAPRRDRNGFTLVELLVVMVIFLILVAIALPIVKGLISDQKATRTAQNIEAFMNAARSRAIAEGRTVGVRFERLSASNYARSTCLRLRQLVGIPAYTGDAADAVAALAGTPVNTAEFDTSDSPLLYLSSQILNDTVTPSNDHLAPIQIGDLLELPGGRSVPITGIGAVSGTTVTISFNLAENVPVDTSTVNRFPLSAISSASGGNVKYRIHRSPMPSSSTVMSLPQGMAIDLNYSGIGIKGSQFAPAFSGGIRAVDILFNASGAVTQVIYDTANTRIYPTGLIYFCVGEIDGVANLNGASAAARDNLFSQDRALTTNLMNPDSLWVVVNPASGRVTTVPMANPGTIPADPTDPTTVAFADALGPARYFATLSDTVAE, encoded by the coding sequence ATGATGATTGACTTTGCAATACACGGCAAAGCCGCTCCGCGGCGCGATCGCAATGGGTTCACGCTCGTTGAGTTGCTCGTCGTCATGGTGATCTTCTTGATCCTCGTCGCGATCGCGCTGCCGATCGTGAAGGGATTGATCAGTGACCAAAAAGCAACCCGCACGGCGCAGAACATCGAAGCATTCATGAATGCTGCCCGCAGCAGAGCGATCGCGGAGGGACGGACCGTGGGAGTGCGTTTCGAGCGATTGAGTGCCAGCAACTACGCTCGCTCAACCTGCCTGCGACTGCGCCAGCTCGTCGGAATTCCGGCTTACACAGGTGACGCGGCCGATGCCGTCGCCGCCTTGGCAGGCACGCCCGTCAATACCGCTGAGTTTGATACCTCCGACAGCCCGCTGCTGTATCTCAGCTCGCAAATATTGAACGACACGGTGACGCCGAGCAATGATCACCTGGCGCCGATCCAAATTGGCGATCTGTTGGAATTGCCCGGAGGACGGTCGGTACCGATTACGGGCATCGGCGCGGTAAGCGGCACGACCGTAACGATATCGTTCAATCTGGCAGAGAACGTTCCTGTTGACACCTCCACGGTTAACAGGTTTCCGCTTTCAGCCATCTCCAGCGCATCGGGTGGCAACGTGAAGTATCGGATCCACCGCAGTCCCATGCCGTCGTCAAGCACCGTGATGTCGCTGCCCCAGGGCATGGCAATCGATTTGAATTATTCGGGTATCGGTATCAAGGGTAGCCAGTTTGCCCCGGCGTTCTCGGGAGGTATCCGAGCGGTGGACATTCTGTTCAATGCCAGCGGCGCGGTCACGCAAGTCATCTATGACACAGCAAACACCCGGATTTACCCCACTGGTCTGATTTATTTCTGCGTCGGTGAGATTGATGGTGTGGCCAATCTCAACGGCGCTTCGGCAGCGGCCCGGGACAATCTTTTTTCTCAAGATCGAGCGTTGACGACCAACCTCATGAACCCGGATTCTTTGTGGGTGGTGGTGAACCCGGCCTCGGGCCGCGTCACGACCGTTCCCATGGCGAATCCGGGAACGATCCCCGCCGATCCGACGGACCCCACCACCGTCGCCTTCGCTGACGCGTTGGGACCGGCGAGATACTTCGCAACTCTCTCGGACACGGTGGCGGAATGA